From one Planctomycetota bacterium genomic stretch:
- a CDS encoding metallophosphoesterase, protein MRALAPAAAALGALALTAAALCGLLHLALDDPPIPGAGEIPSVTEPRYRVAVLGDSQKGLRNLANLLREIRKENVRFVLHTGDLVSDNDDGHYRLAALALRRGNPGVPFLAVPGNHDVKGGYERFERRLGPPERAFVAGRVAFALFDNALGAPPDPARIERALGALPPHDAVVLAFHIPPFDAPGNVLPGYEPFLEWLRRTPRVRYVLSGHVHDYVRRRIGNAVLIANGVGGDYESWQLRQKVYATILEVDGDRIADRTLELPPEHGLLENFEHLALGHVGETYRRRPALAWGATMLAACLTGLGWGFWRRGRRARIA, encoded by the coding sequence ATGCGGGCCCTCGCGCCGGCCGCCGCCGCCCTCGGCGCCCTCGCCCTGACCGCGGCCGCCCTCTGCGGCCTCCTTCACCTGGCCCTCGACGACCCCCCCATCCCCGGCGCCGGCGAAATCCCCTCCGTGACGGAGCCGCGCTACCGCGTCGCCGTCCTGGGCGACTCGCAGAAGGGCCTCCGCAACCTCGCCAACCTCCTGCGCGAAATCCGGAAGGAAAACGTCCGGTTCGTCCTGCATACCGGCGACCTCGTCTCCGACAACGACGACGGCCACTACCGCCTGGCCGCCCTGGCCCTGCGGCGCGGAAACCCGGGCGTGCCCTTCCTGGCCGTGCCGGGCAACCACGACGTCAAGGGCGGCTACGAACGCTTCGAACGACGCCTCGGACCGCCCGAACGCGCCTTCGTCGCCGGCCGCGTCGCCTTCGCCCTCTTCGACAACGCCCTCGGCGCGCCCCCCGATCCGGCCCGCATCGAACGCGCGCTCGGCGCCCTCCCGCCCCACGACGCCGTCGTCCTCGCGTTCCACATCCCTCCCTTCGACGCGCCGGGAAACGTCCTTCCCGGATACGAGCCCTTCCTCGAGTGGCTCCGGCGCACCCCCCGCGTCCGCTACGTCCTCTCCGGCCACGTGCACGACTACGTCCGACGCCGGATCGGCAACGCCGTCCTCATCGCCAACGGGGTCGGCGGCGACTACGAATCCTGGCAGCTTCGCCAGAAGGTCTACGCCACGATCCTCGAGGTGGACGGCGACCGCATCGCCGACCGGACGCTCGAGCTGCCCCCCGAACACGGCCTGCTCGAGAACTTCGAGCATCTCGCGCTCGGCCACGTGGGCGAGACCTACCGCCGGCGGCCGGCGCTCGCCTGGGGGGCCACGATGCTTGCCGCGTGCCTCACCGGCCTCGGCTGGGGCTTCTGGCGCCGCGGCCGGCGCGCGCGAATCGCGTGA
- a CDS encoding FecR family protein, with the protein MECARFQDELHAVLTGRAAADLAREVRGHGNACPACAAETRGIEAVLGLLRRLPEEAPAPRVWEGVRRGLAPRAASGALAFWIRTAAAASLLVAAFSFALLFVRAPAEARPVVVETSRALAWNEVLSVQDIATVKVPDVGTLKAGPGTALRFLDARRAVLEQGEVFAEILPSGRGFEVRAPEARARVHGTRFGVRAPSTVYVLEGRVEVETPAWKGELGPRQGVVGPRLVEVSAEDHLRWLLERERPGVRLTLDPGEAAVVTPGAPLRWRLILETDALAPLRLAPLSDPSQFVSLRIDGALVPLEPGRLSLREAAPGPNGGVRLDVSHRCVIECAVDPALFREKGTARVRAFFSSGAQAPEGFWVGLVASNEILVEVR; encoded by the coding sequence ATGGAGTGCGCGCGCTTCCAGGACGAGCTTCACGCGGTCCTCACGGGCCGCGCGGCGGCCGACCTCGCCCGCGAGGTCCGCGGGCATGGGAACGCCTGCCCCGCCTGCGCCGCCGAGACGCGCGGGATCGAAGCGGTCCTCGGGCTCCTGCGCCGGCTTCCCGAGGAGGCCCCCGCGCCCCGCGTCTGGGAAGGCGTCCGCCGCGGCCTCGCCCCCCGCGCCGCCTCCGGAGCCCTCGCCTTCTGGATCCGCACGGCCGCGGCCGCCAGCCTCCTCGTCGCCGCCTTCTCCTTCGCGCTCCTCTTCGTCCGCGCGCCCGCCGAGGCGCGCCCCGTCGTCGTCGAAACCAGCCGCGCCCTCGCCTGGAACGAAGTCCTCTCCGTCCAGGACATCGCCACGGTCAAGGTCCCCGACGTGGGCACCCTCAAGGCCGGCCCCGGCACGGCCCTTCGGTTCCTGGACGCGCGGCGCGCGGTCCTGGAACAGGGCGAGGTCTTCGCCGAAATCCTCCCCTCCGGACGCGGCTTCGAGGTCCGCGCCCCCGAGGCCCGCGCCCGCGTCCACGGCACCCGCTTCGGCGTCCGCGCGCCCTCCACCGTCTACGTCCTCGAAGGGCGCGTGGAAGTGGAAACGCCCGCCTGGAAGGGCGAACTCGGACCCCGCCAGGGCGTGGTGGGCCCGCGCCTCGTGGAAGTGAGCGCCGAAGACCACCTCCGCTGGCTCCTGGAGCGCGAACGGCCCGGCGTGCGACTGACGCTCGATCCCGGCGAAGCCGCGGTCGTCACCCCCGGCGCGCCCCTGCGCTGGCGGCTCATTCTGGAAACGGACGCCCTGGCGCCTCTGCGGCTCGCGCCGCTCTCCGATCCGTCGCAGTTCGTCTCGCTGCGGATCGACGGGGCGCTCGTTCCCCTCGAGCCCGGCCGCCTTTCGCTCCGGGAAGCCGCTCCCGGACCCAACGGAGGCGTGCGCCTGGACGTATCCCACCGATGCGTGATCGAATGCGCCGTGGACCCCGCGCTCTTCCGCGAAAAGGGGACCGCCCGCGTGCGCGCCTTCTTCTCCAGCGGCGCCCAGGCTCCGGAAGGGTTCTGGGTGGGCCTGGTCGCATCCAATGAAATCCTCGTGGAGGTTCGCTGA
- a CDS encoding AAA family ATPase, whose protein sequence is MVAPPRDVLREAELLVRSRYAVLLCDTEEEDRAETLLRYLAAALGIPFFTWTRTKGLGRDGSENAAYGTADPSGALGHVEASGLSAIYFFRGLRRDLEDKTVAEKLADAARRLSQKLGAIVLVGRGIELPDSVKPMAAVVKLPPPTVEDYRDLLRRILEDLSRKTGARAELSPEDLSRLLYNLKGLTLLEAEKILTKAIIEDGRLTADDIRKVIQAKKSIVEREGVLEYFPAEEKMADVADLAGLKTWLAERRAILADPKRAAEFGLTFPKGILLLGVPGCGKSLCAKAVASEWGLPLLKLDPSTLYNKYLGESEKNLRRAIATAEKVAPVVLWIDEIEKAFSYSGGAEDGGVSMRVFGTFLSWLQDRTAEVFVVATANDVTRLPPEFLRKGRFDEIFFVDLPDAEVRKALFAIHLRKRGQDPARFDLPRLSGATEGFSGSEVEQAVVSALYAAFAAGTALSTEALLEEVSRTRPLSRTMAEKIAWLREWARGRTRSAH, encoded by the coding sequence ATGGTCGCTCCTCCCCGGGACGTGTTGAGAGAAGCGGAGCTTCTCGTCCGTTCCCGCTACGCCGTCCTCCTCTGCGACACGGAAGAGGAGGACCGGGCCGAAACCCTCCTGCGGTACCTGGCCGCGGCGCTCGGGATTCCTTTCTTCACGTGGACCCGGACCAAGGGGCTCGGCCGCGACGGCTCGGAGAACGCCGCCTACGGCACGGCCGATCCGTCCGGCGCGCTGGGCCACGTGGAAGCGTCGGGCCTTTCGGCGATCTACTTTTTCCGCGGCCTGCGGCGGGACCTCGAGGACAAGACCGTCGCCGAGAAGCTGGCGGACGCGGCGCGGCGCCTGTCGCAGAAGCTGGGGGCGATCGTCCTGGTCGGCCGCGGGATCGAGCTGCCGGACTCCGTCAAGCCGATGGCCGCCGTCGTCAAGCTTCCGCCCCCCACGGTGGAGGATTATCGGGATCTTTTGCGGAGGATCCTGGAGGATCTTTCCCGGAAGACGGGCGCGCGGGCGGAGCTGTCGCCGGAGGACCTGTCCCGCCTGCTTTACAATTTGAAGGGTCTGACGCTTCTGGAGGCCGAGAAGATCCTGACGAAGGCGATCATCGAGGACGGCCGGCTGACGGCGGACGACATCCGCAAGGTGATCCAGGCCAAGAAGTCGATCGTCGAGCGCGAGGGGGTGCTGGAGTATTTTCCCGCCGAGGAGAAGATGGCGGACGTGGCCGACCTGGCGGGGCTGAAGACGTGGCTGGCGGAGCGCCGGGCGATCCTTGCGGATCCGAAGCGGGCCGCGGAATTCGGCCTGACGTTTCCGAAGGGGATCCTGCTCCTCGGGGTCCCGGGCTGCGGCAAGAGCCTCTGCGCGAAGGCGGTGGCGTCGGAATGGGGCCTTCCGCTTCTGAAGCTCGATCCTTCGACCCTCTACAACAAGTATCTGGGGGAGAGCGAGAAAAACCTCCGGCGGGCGATCGCCACGGCGGAGAAGGTGGCCCCCGTCGTGCTCTGGATCGACGAGATCGAGAAGGCGTTCTCCTATTCGGGCGGGGCCGAGGACGGGGGCGTCTCGATGCGCGTCTTCGGGACGTTTCTCTCGTGGCTTCAGGACCGCACGGCGGAGGTCTTCGTCGTGGCCACCGCCAACGACGTGACGCGGCTTCCTCCCGAATTCCTCCGCAAGGGCCGGTTCGACGAGATCTTCTTCGTGGACCTTCCGGACGCGGAGGTCCGGAAGGCGCTTTTCGCGATCCACCTGCGCAAGCGCGGGCAGGATCCCGCCCGCTTCGATCTCCCCCGGCTCTCGGGGGCCACGGAGGGGTTCTCGGGGTCCGAGGTTGAGCAGGCGGTGGTTTCGGCGCTGTACGCCGCCTTTGCGGCGGGGACGGCGCTTTCGACGGAGGCGCTGCTCGAGGAGGTTTCCCGGACGCGGCCGCTCTCCCGGACGATGGCCGAAAAGATCGCCTGGCTGCGGGAGTGGGCCCGGGGGCGGACCCGGAGCGCGCACTGA
- a CDS encoding serine/threonine-protein kinase, translating into MEPTSAPLVGQTFGKCQLLRFLGKGGMGSVYLAEHLFLRRRVAIKILSRDLSADPEETARFEREAVAAARLDHENIVRIYDVDEEQGRPFIVMEYVEGEDLEEAIRRRGAFPVRRAAEIVREVARALQHAHAAGVVHRDIKPANILLRKDGRVKITDFGLARAAGERELGEDGTVLGTPYYVSPEQAQGLPADGRSDLYSLGVTFYQMLTGRRPFEGRSPESVVRKHLDARRPSARARRPGLARSLEAVLQRLLAVRPEDRYPDARALRKDLELFLDRKPFLRLRSEP; encoded by the coding sequence ATGGAACCGACGTCCGCGCCGCTGGTCGGCCAGACCTTCGGCAAGTGCCAGCTCCTGCGCTTCCTGGGCAAGGGGGGGATGGGGAGCGTCTATCTCGCGGAGCACCTCTTCCTCCGCCGCCGCGTCGCCATCAAGATCCTCTCCCGCGACCTTTCCGCCGACCCCGAAGAGACCGCCCGCTTCGAGCGCGAAGCGGTGGCCGCCGCCCGCCTGGACCACGAAAACATCGTGCGCATCTACGACGTGGACGAGGAACAGGGCCGTCCCTTCATCGTGATGGAGTACGTCGAAGGCGAGGACCTGGAGGAGGCGATCCGGCGCCGCGGCGCGTTCCCCGTGCGCCGCGCCGCCGAAATCGTCCGCGAGGTCGCCCGCGCCCTCCAGCACGCCCATGCGGCGGGCGTCGTCCACCGCGACATTAAGCCCGCCAACATCCTCCTCCGCAAGGACGGACGGGTGAAGATCACCGACTTCGGCCTGGCGCGCGCCGCCGGCGAACGCGAGCTGGGCGAGGACGGAACGGTGCTCGGAACCCCGTACTACGTCTCCCCCGAACAGGCTCAGGGACTGCCCGCGGACGGGCGCTCCGACCTCTACTCGCTCGGCGTCACCTTCTACCAGATGCTCACGGGCCGCCGCCCGTTCGAGGGCCGCTCCCCCGAATCCGTGGTGCGCAAGCACCTGGACGCCCGGCGTCCCTCGGCGCGGGCGCGCCGGCCGGGCCTGGCCCGCTCCCTCGAGGCGGTCCTGCAGCGCCTCCTGGCCGTCCGCCCGGAGGACCGCTATCCGGACGCCCGCGCCCTGCGCAAGGATCTCGAGCTCTTCCTCGACCGCAAGCCCTTCCTCCGCCTGCGCTCCGAGCCGTAG
- a CDS encoding protein kinase, with product MPPEAPTPRRAAASGATVRPVTRTSAGTPDRLAGKTIGPCRLLKRLGRGGMGDVYLAVHAELGRTVAVKIMPPDLTRNEELVGRFRREAESAARLEHPNLVEIYDVGEDDGYHYLVMAYVEGENLQDLVDRKGRLEPREAARIAFEVARGLQAVHAEGIVHRDIKPGNILISSKGEVKIVDFGLAFDAEDKTTLTVAGAIMGTPWYLSPEQAEGRRADPRSDLYSLGVCLYFMVTGQRPFVAESHMAVLFKQIHEKPRDPRLLAPGLPDALAEIILRALEKKPERRPATAAQMARELEAFLKGAPLPRPRPAALLRPAAASPRPGLAARCFSALLGRPAAAWTAAALAAGAAVLAFFLTGPADPPAPPARGDLVTRAALAEAKGDLTGALALYREAARRDPAPPEAAEGLRRVHSKLQIRPASDGPVRAAAAPSGPNLLTEEDRRRIAERDYAPVLRRLLERHPSAPPVERAELSRLGLKLSAALRVVARFRAAADADPRPRLRLRDGRPASSGASPTAALHADSIAEYARRAPDVTELDLVLFRLVDGDARGALEEALRRGAPGPEIRPWLGELVEAALAQGAPAELLERLAAVREGLDPALVARIDAARASRR from the coding sequence ATGCCGCCCGAGGCGCCGACGCCCCGGCGCGCGGCCGCTTCCGGCGCGACCGTCCGACCCGTCACGCGGACGTCGGCCGGGACGCCGGACCGGCTCGCCGGAAAGACGATCGGCCCCTGCCGCCTCCTCAAGCGCCTGGGGCGCGGAGGCATGGGGGACGTGTATCTGGCGGTCCACGCCGAGCTCGGCCGGACCGTGGCCGTCAAGATCATGCCCCCCGACCTCACCCGCAACGAGGAACTCGTGGGACGCTTCCGCCGGGAAGCCGAATCCGCCGCCCGACTCGAACACCCCAACCTCGTGGAAATCTACGACGTGGGCGAGGACGACGGCTACCACTACCTCGTCATGGCCTACGTCGAAGGCGAGAACCTCCAGGACCTCGTGGACCGGAAGGGGCGCCTCGAGCCGCGCGAGGCGGCCCGCATCGCCTTCGAAGTCGCCCGCGGCCTGCAGGCCGTCCACGCCGAAGGCATCGTCCACCGCGACATCAAACCCGGCAACATCCTCATCTCCTCGAAAGGCGAAGTGAAGATCGTGGACTTCGGCCTGGCCTTCGACGCGGAAGACAAGACCACGCTCACCGTGGCCGGGGCGATCATGGGCACCCCGTGGTACCTCTCCCCCGAGCAGGCGGAAGGCCGCCGCGCCGACCCGCGCAGCGATCTCTACTCCCTGGGCGTGTGCCTCTACTTCATGGTCACCGGCCAGCGCCCCTTCGTGGCCGAAAGCCACATGGCCGTCCTCTTCAAGCAGATCCACGAGAAGCCCCGCGATCCGAGGCTCCTGGCGCCGGGGCTCCCCGATGCGCTCGCCGAGATCATCCTTCGCGCGCTCGAAAAAAAGCCCGAGCGCCGCCCCGCCACCGCCGCCCAGATGGCCCGCGAGCTCGAAGCCTTCCTCAAGGGCGCTCCGCTCCCCCGCCCCCGCCCCGCGGCGCTCCTGCGTCCGGCCGCCGCTTCGCCGCGCCCCGGCCTCGCCGCCCGATGCTTCTCCGCCCTCCTCGGACGTCCCGCCGCCGCCTGGACCGCCGCCGCCCTGGCCGCCGGAGCGGCCGTGCTGGCCTTTTTCCTCACCGGCCCCGCCGATCCTCCTGCTCCCCCCGCCCGCGGCGACCTCGTCACCCGCGCCGCCCTGGCCGAGGCCAAGGGCGACCTGACCGGCGCGCTCGCCCTCTACCGCGAGGCCGCCCGGCGCGATCCCGCACCCCCCGAAGCCGCCGAGGGCCTCCGCCGCGTGCACTCCAAACTCCAGATCCGCCCCGCTTCCGACGGACCGGTCCGCGCCGCCGCGGCCCCTTCGGGCCCCAATCTCCTGACCGAAGAAGACCGCCGCCGCATCGCCGAGCGCGACTACGCCCCCGTCCTGCGGCGCCTCCTCGAACGTCACCCCTCCGCCCCGCCCGTCGAGCGCGCGGAGCTCTCCCGCCTGGGGCTGAAGCTCTCGGCGGCCCTGCGCGTGGTCGCCCGCTTCCGCGCCGCCGCGGACGCCGATCCCCGCCCGCGCCTCCGGCTTCGAGACGGCCGCCCCGCCTCCTCGGGGGCGTCCCCCACGGCCGCCCTCCATGCCGATTCCATCGCCGAGTACGCGCGCCGCGCGCCCGACGTCACCGAGCTCGATCTGGTCCTCTTCCGCCTGGTCGACGGCGACGCCCGCGGGGCCCTCGAGGAGGCCCTGCGCCGCGGCGCCCCCGGCCCCGAAATCCGTCCCTGGCTGGGGGAACTCGTCGAGGCGGCTCTCGCCCAGGGCGCCCCGGCCGAGCTCCTCGAACGCCTGGCCGCCGTCCGCGAAGGGCTCGACCCGGCGCTCGTGGCCCGGATCGACGCCGCCCGCGCCTCCCGCCGCTAG
- a CDS encoding LapA family protein yields the protein MSKLRTVVGWGLLVLLGIFMVLNWSAVTVHILIGTVSMPVGMVILLSAVLGAVSASTLKRFRKPPAR from the coding sequence ATGTCCAAGCTCCGAACCGTCGTGGGATGGGGGCTCCTGGTCCTGCTCGGGATCTTCATGGTCCTGAACTGGAGCGCCGTCACGGTGCACATCCTGATCGGCACGGTGAGCATGCCCGTGGGGATGGTGATTCTCCTTTCAGCGGTCCTCGGAGCGGTCTCGGCCTCGACGCTCAAGCGCTTCCGCAAACCCCCGGCGCGCTGA
- a CDS encoding aspartate kinase, which produces MIVMKFGGSSVANAERIRNVLEIVRGRLSRKPLVVASAFRGVTDDLFKLGEEAVKGHDVSIQALRDRHQQVIRELGVEEGLLQPLYDELAVLLKGISLVRELTPRTLDYVVSFGERLSTRIIAAYFNRAGIPAEQHDAFDIGLLTTDDFGAAQPLPEADAEIRRHVSRMTKLPVVTGYIGKTRAGDITTLGRNGSDFSATILGAALDAEEIEIWSDVDGIMTADPRLVPSARPIDTLTFDEAGELAYYGGKVLHPATITPAVRKKIPVRCLNTFKPDHPGTAIVAEPRGPARGVKSIAHNLHNLILTVTTPRMLHGHGFLARIFDVFARHRISVDMVSTSEVSVSVTLDTNRNLDLAVDELRRFAEVTVERDKAIVCVVGEGLRSIPGIAGDIFQALKEAQVNVLMISQGASKINVAFVVEDADCARAVQALHRKFFGA; this is translated from the coding sequence ATGATCGTCATGAAATTCGGCGGCAGCTCCGTGGCCAATGCGGAACGGATCCGCAACGTCCTCGAGATCGTGCGGGGACGCCTTTCCCGCAAGCCGCTTGTCGTCGCCAGCGCCTTCCGCGGCGTCACGGACGACCTGTTCAAGCTGGGCGAGGAGGCGGTCAAAGGCCACGACGTCTCGATCCAGGCGCTCCGCGACCGGCACCAGCAGGTCATCCGGGAGCTCGGGGTCGAGGAAGGGCTCCTCCAGCCGCTCTACGACGAGCTGGCCGTGCTCCTCAAGGGGATCTCCCTCGTCCGGGAGCTCACGCCCCGGACGCTCGATTACGTGGTTTCCTTCGGGGAGCGCCTTTCCACCCGGATCATCGCCGCCTATTTCAACCGGGCGGGGATTCCCGCCGAGCAGCACGACGCCTTCGACATCGGGCTTCTGACGACCGACGACTTCGGCGCCGCGCAGCCCCTCCCCGAGGCCGATGCGGAGATCCGCCGCCACGTCTCCCGGATGACGAAGCTTCCCGTCGTGACCGGATACATCGGCAAGACCCGCGCCGGCGACATCACCACGCTCGGGCGCAACGGCTCGGATTTTTCGGCCACGATCCTGGGGGCGGCCCTCGACGCCGAGGAGATCGAAATCTGGAGCGACGTGGACGGCATCATGACGGCCGACCCGCGCCTGGTCCCCTCCGCCCGGCCGATCGACACGCTCACCTTCGACGAAGCCGGAGAGCTGGCCTACTACGGCGGCAAGGTCCTGCACCCGGCCACGATCACGCCCGCGGTCCGCAAGAAGATCCCCGTCCGGTGCCTGAATACGTTCAAGCCGGACCATCCGGGCACGGCGATCGTGGCCGAACCGCGCGGCCCCGCCCGGGGGGTGAAGTCCATCGCCCACAACCTGCACAACCTCATCCTGACGGTCACGACCCCGCGGATGCTCCACGGGCACGGTTTCCTGGCGCGCATCTTCGACGTCTTCGCGCGGCACCGGATCAGCGTGGACATGGTTTCGACGAGCGAGGTGTCCGTCTCGGTGACGCTCGACACGAACCGGAACCTGGATCTGGCCGTGGACGAGCTGCGCCGGTTCGCGGAAGTGACGGTCGAGCGGGACAAGGCGATCGTCTGCGTGGTGGGCGAGGGGCTGCGCTCGATCCCCGGGATCGCGGGGGACATCTTCCAGGCGCTCAAGGAGGCGCAGGTGAACGTGCTCATGATCTCCCAGGGCGCCTCCAAGATCAACGTCGCCTTCGTCGTGGAGGACGCCGACTGCGCGCGCGCGGTCCAGGCGCTCCACCGCAAGTTTTTCGGGGCGTAG
- the truD gene encoding tRNA pseudouridine(13) synthase TruD, which produces MKIRQRPEDFVVVELDRYERSASGPFALYRLVKWNIGTIEALRNVARNWKLSRAQISFGGLKDRHARTEQTISIRGGPERHFEGSAFRLEYLGRSRDPITRASFTANRFEITVRDLEEIPDLGPVRRWGFPNYFDDQRFGSLRGTGGEFIGRALVRGEYEKALRLALASPSPEDRRAPRERKALLRDRWGDWAALRRELPRGPERSIAAYLADHPGAFGFAFELLDPDLRILYVSAYQSYLWNRTLAEILRKLPDTFEVPYAAGRHVFYRSLGPGEHDRLAELEIPLLTPAERFEGEAAEALARVLAEEGVEPRQFRLKKMRRTFFGKGRRAALAAPGALEAREGPDELNPGRRKLTLSFELPKGSYATVLLKRLFHEPRPERAPEESGGRPRRGPS; this is translated from the coding sequence GTGAAGATCCGGCAGCGTCCCGAGGATTTCGTCGTCGTGGAGCTCGACCGCTACGAGCGCTCCGCGTCGGGCCCTTTCGCGCTCTACCGGCTGGTCAAGTGGAACATCGGGACGATCGAAGCGCTGCGGAACGTGGCCCGGAACTGGAAGCTCTCGCGCGCGCAGATCTCCTTCGGAGGGCTCAAGGACCGCCACGCCCGCACCGAGCAAACGATTTCCATCCGCGGCGGCCCGGAGCGCCATTTCGAAGGCTCCGCGTTCCGCCTGGAGTATCTCGGGCGCTCCCGGGACCCGATCACCCGGGCGAGCTTCACGGCCAACCGGTTCGAGATCACGGTGCGGGACCTGGAGGAGATTCCGGATCTCGGGCCGGTGCGCCGCTGGGGCTTTCCGAACTATTTCGACGACCAGCGCTTCGGATCCCTCCGCGGCACGGGGGGCGAATTCATCGGCCGCGCGCTCGTGCGGGGCGAGTACGAGAAGGCGCTGCGGCTCGCCCTGGCGTCCCCCTCGCCCGAAGACCGCCGCGCCCCGCGGGAGCGCAAGGCGCTGCTTCGGGACCGGTGGGGGGACTGGGCGGCGCTCCGGCGGGAGCTTCCGCGCGGGCCGGAACGCTCGATCGCGGCGTATCTGGCCGATCATCCGGGCGCCTTCGGATTCGCCTTCGAGCTTCTGGATCCCGACCTGCGGATCCTCTACGTGTCGGCCTACCAGAGCTACCTGTGGAACCGCACGCTGGCGGAAATCCTCCGGAAGCTCCCGGACACGTTCGAGGTCCCCTACGCGGCCGGGCGCCATGTCTTCTACCGCTCGCTCGGACCCGGGGAGCACGACCGCCTGGCGGAACTCGAGATTCCGCTCCTGACGCCGGCCGAGCGCTTCGAGGGGGAGGCGGCCGAGGCCCTGGCGCGGGTTCTCGCGGAGGAAGGGGTGGAGCCGCGTCAGTTCCGCCTGAAGAAGATGCGCCGGACGTTCTTCGGCAAGGGCCGGCGCGCGGCGCTGGCGGCCCCGGGGGCCCTCGAAGCGCGCGAGGGGCCGGACGAGCTCAATCCGGGGCGGCGGAAGCTGACGCTCTCGTTCGAACTGCCCAAGGGAAGCTACGCGACCGTCCTCCTCAAGCGGCTCTTCCACGAGCCGCGACCCGAACGCGCGCCGGAGGAATCGGGCGGACGTCCTCGGCGCGGGCCGTCCTAG
- a CDS encoding metallopeptidase family protein yields MTRREFEKVVEEAVASLPEMFRRKIENVEFRVAESPNRRQAREYPGGLYGLYEGIPYGERGTNYQLALPDRITLFKRAIERDCRTREEMIRCIQETVLHEIGHYFGMDDEQLDAHGIG; encoded by the coding sequence ATGACGCGCCGGGAGTTCGAGAAAGTCGTGGAGGAGGCGGTGGCGTCCCTGCCCGAGATGTTCCGCCGCAAGATCGAAAACGTCGAGTTCCGGGTGGCCGAATCCCCCAACCGCCGCCAGGCCCGCGAGTACCCGGGGGGCCTCTACGGGCTCTACGAAGGCATCCCCTACGGGGAGCGCGGAACGAACTACCAGCTGGCGCTTCCCGACCGAATCACGCTCTTCAAGCGGGCGATCGAGCGGGACTGCAGGACGCGCGAGGAGATGATCCGCTGCATCCAGGAGACCGTCCTGCACGAGATCGGGCACTACTTCGGCATGGACGACGAGCAGCTCGACGCCCACGGCATCGGGTGA
- a CDS encoding acyl-CoA dehydrogenase family protein, protein MKKFRGVDFYEADALLTEEERLVRQTVREFVDAEVLPVMRDAWEKGEFPRGLIPKIAQLGLLGATLQGYGCAGMGPVAYGLALQELERGDSGVRSFASVQSGLVMYPIHAFGSDAQKERYLPRLQRADLIGCFGLTEPDFGSNPAGLQTRAVRKGDRWILNGTKMWITNANLADLAVVWARAEDGTIQGFLVERGARGFSTQEIRGKLSLRASDTGEILLRDCEVPEENRLPNTQGLKSALSCLNQARYGIAWGAVGAAMGCYEEALDYARQRVQFTRPIAGYQLVQRKLVEMLTEITKAQLLCVQLGRLKERGRATFVQVSLAKRNNVHHALEIARMARDILGANGILNEYSAMRHMCNLETVYTYEGTHDIHTLIVGEHITGLAAYY, encoded by the coding sequence ATGAAAAAGTTCCGCGGGGTGGACTTTTACGAGGCGGACGCCCTTCTGACCGAGGAGGAGCGCCTGGTCCGCCAGACCGTCCGCGAGTTCGTGGACGCGGAGGTCCTTCCCGTGATGCGGGACGCCTGGGAGAAGGGCGAATTCCCCCGCGGCCTGATTCCGAAGATCGCCCAGCTCGGCCTCCTGGGGGCCACGCTTCAGGGATACGGATGCGCCGGCATGGGCCCGGTGGCGTACGGCCTGGCGCTGCAGGAGCTGGAGCGGGGCGATTCGGGCGTGCGGAGCTTCGCGTCCGTCCAGAGCGGCCTGGTGATGTACCCCATCCACGCCTTCGGGAGCGACGCTCAGAAGGAGAGATACCTGCCCCGGCTGCAGCGCGCGGACCTCATCGGCTGCTTCGGCCTGACGGAGCCGGATTTCGGATCGAATCCCGCCGGCCTGCAGACCCGCGCCGTCCGCAAAGGGGACCGGTGGATCCTCAACGGCACCAAGATGTGGATCACGAACGCGAATCTCGCGGACCTGGCGGTCGTCTGGGCGCGGGCGGAGGACGGAACGATCCAGGGGTTTCTCGTCGAGCGGGGCGCCCGGGGTTTCTCGACGCAGGAGATCCGGGGGAAGCTGTCGCTCCGGGCCAGCGACACCGGAGAGATTCTTCTGCGGGACTGCGAAGTGCCGGAGGAGAACCGCCTGCCGAACACCCAGGGCCTCAAAAGCGCCCTCTCGTGCCTCAACCAGGCGCGCTACGGGATCGCCTGGGGCGCCGTGGGGGCCGCCATGGGCTGCTACGAGGAGGCGCTCGACTACGCCCGCCAGCGCGTCCAGTTCACGCGCCCCATCGCCGGCTACCAGCTCGTCCAGCGCAAGCTCGTGGAGATGCTGACCGAGATCACGAAGGCGCAGCTTCTGTGCGTGCAGCTCGGGCGCCTCAAGGAGCGGGGCCGGGCCACCTTCGTGCAGGTCTCGCTGGCCAAGCGCAACAACGTCCACCACGCGCTCGAGATCGCCCGCATGGCCCGGGACATCCTGGGGGCCAACGGCATCCTGAACGAATACTCCGCGATGCGCCACATGTGCAACCTCGAGACCGTCTACACGTACGAGGGGACCCACGACATCCACACGCTGATCGTGGGGGAGCACATCACGGGGCTGGCGGCGTATTATTAG